A single Montipora foliosa isolate CH-2021 chromosome 7, ASM3666993v2, whole genome shotgun sequence DNA region contains:
- the LOC138010710 gene encoding E3 ubiquitin-protein ligase TRIM71-like, with product MDIPKLLFNLREEASCPVCQDILRDPRYLPCLHSFCLNCLINWHRASGGQADLRCPKCQGRCRVPESGGLKDLPTSFFLSGFIDALAIKESDKTQVTCGNCDKKSSKTSYCFECCKFYCDECLIGHNIIRSYKDHRVLAVKDFHEKDYEVVVKRPVFCSRKGHEKEELKFFCKICSENSVCQTCVILHHAGHKVTLIHEEAEARKIEIAGLIQTPRDNLYAKVKMVTQIDEEYAQLVQRSEDMLRDVDIFVDNLMRRLQEERQNIKSAVETETKKSLENLTTKKTVIQEEIKKIELALEKAEKLLTQSTDAEVVQLKKPLQTILERVAQVKPVERDPKSLFELDFVENNKILETINSGGIGLLKFPTDAKESVVEGKGLYEGTVGREAQFNLTTRKAAAERYYNKNDNVMVDLRDGRGQECITTFLVNDNKDGTYKISYCPTFEGKFNLSVKVNEQHIRGSPFSVFIKPFNVKPVLSFRKQGWNDGMFSYPSGVAVNSRDEIAVTSNHKVQIFDCKGNFLRSFGRQGSEKGQFQDPGGIAFGKDRNIYVADEGNHRIQIFNEEGRYLSMFGGEGSLDSQLNDPYGLSLDSNGNIIVVDNGNKFIKIFSPDGKFLTKIGGPSSLSDPIHCVQSGDYLIVSDCGDHSVKVFTREGYYKYQFGTRGKGNGEFDHPRCLSVSKSGHVLVCDWFNNRVQVFELNGKFVAKFGKEGSNLGEFKYPLSVALLSNGQIVVSDWLNDRIQIFD from the coding sequence ATGGATATCCCAAAGTTGCTTTTCAATCTTCGCGAAGAAGCCTCGTGTCCGGTGTGTCAAGACATCCTTAGAGATCCAAGATACCTTCCATGCTTGCACAGTTTCTGTCTGAACTGTTTGATCAACTGGCATCGAGCAAGTGGTGGTCAAGCCGATCTGAGGTGTCCGAAATGCCAAGGCCGCTGTAGAGTTCCTGAAAGCGGTGGTTTGAAAGATCTTCCCACAAGCTTTTTTCTCAGCGGCTTCATCGATGCCCTAGCTATTAAAGAATCTGACAAGACGCAAGTAACATGCGGAAACTGCGATAAGAAAAGCTCTAAAACCTCGTACTGCTTCGAGTGTTGCAAGTTTTATTGTGACGAGTGTTTGATTGGGCACAACATTATTCGAAGCTACAAAGATCACCGCGTTCTGGCCGTGAAAGATTTTCACGAAAAAGATTATGAGGTCGTAGTGAAACGACCCGTGTTTTGCTCAAGGAAAGGGCATGAGAAAGAAGAGCTAAAGttcttttgcaaaatttgttCCGAAAACTCAGTTTGTCAAACTTGTGTCATCTTGCATCACGCAGGACATAAAGTGACATTAATCCATGAGGAAGCCGAAGCTCGAAAGATCGAGATAGCGGGTCTAATTCAAACGCCAAGAGACAACTTATACGCAAAGGTGAAGATGGTCACTCAAATTGACGAGGAGTACGCTCAGCTTGTTCAACGAAGCGAAGATATGCTAAGAGACGTCGATATTTTTGTTGATAACTTAATGAGGAGACTTCAAGAGGAAAGGCAAAATATCAAGTCGGCAGTGGAAACCGAAACCAAGAAATCACTGGAGAATCTAACAACCAAAAAAACAGTGATTCAGGAGGAAATAAAGAAGATCGAATTAGCGCTGGAAAAAGCTGAGAAACTTTTAACACAAAGCACAGACGCCGAGGTGGTACAGCTAAAGAAACCATTGCAAACCATTCTAGAACGGGTAGCACAAGTGAAGCCAGTTGAGCGCGACCCTAAAAGCCTGTTTGAATTAGATTTCGTGGAAAATAACAAGATCCTGGAGACAATCAACAGCGGAGGCATTGGTCTTTTGAAATTTCCAACTGATGCAAAGGAATCTGTTGTCGAAGGCAAAGGACTTTATGAAGGAACTGTTGGGCGTGAAGCTCAATTCAATTTAACGACAAGAAAAGCGGCTGCCGAACGATATTATAATAAGAATGACAATGTAATGGTAGACTTGAGAGACGGGAGAGGGCAGGAATGCATAACCACATTTCTTGTTAATGACAACAAAGACGGGACCTACAAAATCAGCTATTGTCCTACATTTGAAGGTAAATTCAATTTGTCAGTTAAGGTAAACGAGCAACATATCCGCGGTAGccctttttctgtttttattaaacCTTTTAATGTCAAACCAGTTTTATCTTTTAGAAAACAAGGCTGGAATGATGGAATGTTTAGTTATCCTTCAGGGGTAGCAGTAAATTCCAGGGATGAAATCGCAGTCACTTCCAATCACAAGGTGCAGATATTTGACTGCAAGGGCAATTTTCTGAGATCCTTTGGTCGTCAGGGTAGCGAAAAGGGACAGTTTCAGGACCCTGGAGGAATAGCTTTTGGTAAAGATAGGAATATTTATGTTGCAGACGAAGGGAACCATCGAATCCAAATTTTTAACGAGGAGGGGCGGTACTTGAGTATGTTTGGTGGGGAAGGAAGCCTTGATAGCCAGCTCAATGATCCTTATGGTTTATCATTGGATTCCAATGGCAATATTATTGTGGTTGATAACGGGAACAAATTCATTAAGATCTTTTCCCCTGATGGAAAGTTTCTAACAAAGATAGGTGGACCCAGTTCTCTTAGTGATCCTATTCATTGTGTTCAGTCTGGTGATTATCTCATTGTGTCAGACTGCGGTGATCACAGTGTGAAAGTATTCACCCGGGAGGGGTACTATAAGTATCAGTTTGGCACAAGAGGGAAGGGGAATGGAGAGTTTGATCATCCCCGTTGTTTGTCAGTGAGTAAATCAGGACATGTACTTGTctgtgattggtttaataaTAGAGTGCAAGTCTTTGAACTGAATGGTAAGTTTGTTGCTAAGTTTGGAAAAGAGGGCAGCAACTTAGGAGAGTTTAAGTATCCATTATCAGTAGCACTCCTCAGTAATGGCCAAATTGTTGTGTCTGACTGGCTGAATGATCGAATTCAAATATTTGATTAA